In one Desulfoferula mesophila genomic region, the following are encoded:
- a CDS encoding NAD-dependent epimerase/dehydratase family protein → MSIIITGGCGLIGANLARIMLEKGREVVTFDVAPAQALPADLASRVTHVQGDITNYHEVLNALRDHGVDEVFHLAATLSAPSEANPWRAYKINNEGTYFALEAARVCGVGKFLFSSSMGSYGMGHDGHISDDTIQQPTIIYGVTKVFGELMGRYYQRKFGVDFRGVRLPQIVGPGVTAGGFGQYNPGMIEAAAQGRPYEVWVPEDTVLPLMYISDAIRSLAELYEAEAAAIKTRVYNLGQITPAPTAAELAGIVKGFFPEAQITFKPDPQAVEVLRYIPSYIDGSNAEKEWGWKLTGSAEDMVRDFIADMKAMNQG, encoded by the coding sequence GTGTCCATAATCATCACCGGAGGCTGCGGACTCATCGGCGCCAACCTGGCGCGCATCATGCTGGAAAAGGGCCGGGAGGTGGTCACCTTCGACGTGGCCCCGGCCCAGGCCCTGCCCGCCGACCTGGCCTCCAGGGTCACCCACGTGCAAGGCGACATCACCAACTACCACGAGGTGCTCAACGCCTTGCGCGACCACGGCGTGGACGAGGTATTCCACCTGGCCGCCACCCTCTCGGCCCCCTCGGAGGCCAACCCCTGGCGGGCCTACAAGATCAACAACGAGGGCACCTACTTCGCCCTGGAGGCCGCCCGCGTCTGCGGGGTGGGCAAGTTCCTCTTTTCCAGCTCCATGGGTTCCTACGGCATGGGCCACGACGGCCACATCTCCGACGACACCATCCAGCAGCCCACCATCATCTACGGAGTCACCAAGGTCTTCGGCGAGCTGATGGGCCGCTACTACCAACGCAAGTTCGGGGTGGACTTCCGGGGAGTGCGCCTGCCCCAGATCGTGGGCCCTGGGGTCACCGCCGGGGGCTTCGGCCAATACAACCCCGGCATGATCGAGGCCGCCGCCCAGGGCCGGCCCTACGAGGTATGGGTGCCCGAGGACACCGTGCTGCCCCTGATGTACATCAGCGACGCCATCCGCAGCCTGGCCGAGCTTTACGAGGCCGAGGCGGCCGCGATCAAGACGAGGGTCTACAACCTGGGCCAGATCACTCCCGCGCCCACCGCCGCGGAGTTGGCCGGCATCGTCAAGGGATTCTTCCCGGAGGCTCAGATCACCTTCAAGCCCGACCCCCAGGCGGTGGAGGTGCTGCGCTACATCCCCAGCTACATCGACGGAAGCAACGCCGAGAAGGAATGGGGCTGGAAGCTCACGGGTAGCGCCGAGGACATGGTGCGCGATTTCATCGCGGACATGAAGGCCATGAACCAAGGCTAA
- a CDS encoding 3-hydroxyacyl-CoA dehydrogenase family protein produces the protein MSAIKHITVVGAGLMGHGIAQAFAQKGLEVCLYDLGQDLLAQAVASIKENLGTFVEMGLETPEGAARALGRISTFTDLPRALEKAEFVTEAAPENLELKQELFGLMDRHAPEGAILASNTSMLSISRFGSQVRDPGRLIITHWFNPPHIVPVVEVVLGQGTSERTKQATFELLKCIGKTPVLVNQEIPGFLVNRIQTAMFREVLSLLEMGVASAEDIDRAIAGSFGLRLSVQGVLKTMDLAGLDLMLKGCSYLFGHIAGGSEAPEVLRQKVEQGELGVKTGQGFFRYDQEGSGAGGASPDKMRDRALLKVLKAISKDSDS, from the coding sequence ATGTCCGCGATCAAGCACATCACCGTGGTGGGAGCCGGGCTGATGGGCCACGGCATCGCCCAGGCCTTTGCCCAGAAGGGCCTGGAGGTGTGCCTCTACGACCTGGGGCAAGACCTGCTGGCCCAGGCCGTCGCCTCCATCAAGGAAAACCTGGGCACCTTCGTGGAGATGGGCCTGGAGACCCCGGAGGGCGCGGCCCGTGCCCTGGGGCGCATCAGCACCTTCACCGACCTGCCCCGGGCCCTGGAAAAGGCCGAGTTCGTCACCGAGGCAGCCCCGGAGAACCTGGAGCTCAAGCAGGAGCTCTTCGGCCTGATGGATCGCCACGCCCCGGAAGGGGCCATCCTGGCCAGCAACACCTCCATGCTCTCCATCTCCCGTTTCGGCTCCCAGGTGCGCGATCCGGGCAGGCTGATCATCACCCATTGGTTCAACCCGCCCCACATCGTGCCGGTGGTGGAGGTGGTGCTGGGCCAAGGCACCAGCGAACGGACCAAGCAGGCGACCTTTGAGCTGCTGAAGTGCATCGGCAAGACGCCGGTGCTGGTGAACCAGGAAATACCCGGCTTTTTGGTCAACCGCATCCAGACCGCCATGTTCCGCGAGGTGCTCTCTCTCCTGGAGATGGGGGTGGCCTCGGCCGAGGACATCGACCGGGCCATCGCGGGCAGCTTCGGCCTGCGCCTGTCGGTGCAGGGGGTGCTCAAGACCATGGACCTGGCCGGGCTGGACCTGATGCTCAAAGGCTGCAGCTACCTGTTCGGCCACATCGCCGGCGGCAGCGAGGCTCCCGAGGTTTTGCGCCAGAAGGTGGAGCAAGGCGAGCTGGGGGTCAAGACGGGACAGGGCTTTTTCCGCTATGACCAGGAAGGCTCCGGCGCCGGTGGCGCGTCGCCGGACAAAATGCGCGACCGGGCCTTGCTCAAGGTCCTCAAGGCCATCTCCAAGGATTCCGACAGCTAG
- a CDS encoding ATP-binding cassette domain-containing protein, whose translation MALINLFDVSLAFGGPKLLESISLRVEPGERLCLLGRNGAGKSSLLGLLAGELTPDGGEISRAVGLETGFLPQDVPSGLSGEVYEVAAQVLDGLGRTLIELRRGRGGEHNAEQGNEQRLWEADRRLRTVLTRLGLEPRQRVETLSGGLQRRVLLARALAKSPQLLLLDEPTNHLDIQAIVWLEEFLAAYQGALVFISHDRAFARNLATRVVELDRGVLYDWNCPYDEFLRRREDALTIEQEQRARFDKKLEQEEAWLHRGLRARRTRDEGRVRRLLQMREERAKRREVLGSATLRAQQAGLSGKVVAELKEVSFAYQPEHPLIADFSTLILRGDKVGIMGPNGSGKTTLLGLILGSLQPSSGEIRLGANLEIAYFDQMREELDQGKSVRDNLVEGQDSLIIGGRQRHVVSYLKDFLFSADRVHTPVRVLSGGERNRLLLAKLFAKPANLLVLDEPTNDLDRDTLLLLENLLVEFAGTVLLVSHDREFLNNVATSSLVLEGGGRVGEYAGGYDDWLAQRAVGAPTTPAPKAAKPKKRPAPERPLKLSFNQKRELAELPGRIEALEKEQAELHRRIADPDLYAKGGKEAAQISERLEELEGELEQTYARWEELEAIPG comes from the coding sequence TTGGCCCTGATTAACCTTTTCGACGTGAGTCTGGCCTTTGGCGGGCCCAAGCTTCTGGAAAGCATTTCCCTGCGGGTGGAGCCTGGCGAGCGGCTGTGCCTGTTGGGGCGCAACGGGGCGGGCAAGTCCAGCCTGCTGGGGCTGCTGGCCGGCGAGCTGACTCCCGACGGGGGCGAGATCAGCCGGGCGGTGGGCCTGGAGACCGGTTTCCTGCCCCAGGACGTGCCCTCCGGTCTCAGCGGCGAGGTCTACGAGGTGGCGGCCCAGGTATTGGACGGTCTGGGGCGCACCCTGATCGAATTGCGCCGGGGGCGGGGCGGGGAGCACAACGCCGAGCAGGGCAACGAGCAAAGGCTCTGGGAGGCGGACCGCCGTTTGCGCACCGTGCTCACCCGCCTGGGCCTGGAGCCCCGGCAGCGGGTGGAGACCCTGTCCGGCGGGTTGCAGCGCCGGGTGCTGCTGGCCCGGGCCCTGGCCAAGAGCCCCCAACTGCTGCTGTTGGACGAGCCCACCAACCATCTGGACATCCAGGCCATTGTGTGGCTGGAGGAGTTTTTGGCCGCCTACCAGGGGGCCCTGGTTTTCATCTCCCACGACCGGGCCTTTGCCCGCAACCTGGCCACCCGGGTGGTGGAGCTGGACCGGGGGGTGCTCTACGACTGGAACTGCCCCTACGACGAGTTTCTGCGCCGCCGGGAAGATGCCCTGACCATCGAGCAGGAGCAGCGGGCCCGCTTCGACAAGAAGCTGGAGCAGGAGGAGGCCTGGCTGCACCGGGGGCTCCGGGCCCGGCGCACCCGCGACGAGGGCCGGGTGCGGCGCTTGCTACAGATGCGCGAGGAGCGGGCCAAGCGCCGCGAGGTGCTGGGCTCGGCCACCCTGCGGGCCCAGCAGGCCGGCTTGTCGGGCAAGGTGGTGGCCGAGCTAAAGGAGGTAAGCTTCGCCTACCAGCCGGAGCATCCGCTCATCGCGGACTTCAGCACCCTTATCCTGCGGGGCGACAAGGTGGGCATCATGGGCCCCAACGGCTCGGGCAAGACCACCTTGCTGGGGCTGATCCTGGGCAGCTTGCAGCCCAGCTCCGGCGAGATTCGCCTGGGGGCCAACCTGGAGATCGCCTACTTCGACCAGATGCGCGAGGAGCTGGACCAGGGCAAGAGCGTGCGGGACAACCTGGTGGAAGGCCAGGACAGCCTGATAATCGGGGGCCGCCAGCGCCACGTGGTCAGCTACCTCAAGGACTTTCTCTTCAGCGCCGACCGGGTCCACACCCCGGTGCGGGTGCTTTCCGGCGGGGAGCGCAACCGCCTGCTCTTGGCCAAGCTGTTTGCCAAGCCCGCCAACCTGTTGGTCTTGGACGAGCCCACCAACGATCTGGACCGCGACACCCTGCTGCTGCTGGAAAACCTGCTGGTGGAGTTCGCGGGCACGGTGCTGTTGGTCAGCCACGACCGCGAGTTCCTCAACAACGTGGCCACGAGTAGCTTGGTGCTGGAAGGCGGGGGCCGGGTGGGCGAGTACGCGGGTGGCTACGACGACTGGCTGGCCCAGCGGGCCGTGGGCGCGCCCACTACCCCGGCGCCCAAGGCGGCCAAGCCCAAGAAGCGTCCCGCCCCGGAGCGCCCGCTCAAGCTTAGCTTCAACCAGAAGCGGGAGCTGGCCGAGCTGCCCGGCCGGATCGAGGCCCTGGAGAAGGAGCAGGCCGAGCTGCACCGGCGCATCGCCGACCCTGATCTGTACGCCAAGGGGGGCAAGGAAGCGGCCCAGATCAGCGAGCGCCTGGAAGAGCTGGAGGGCGAGCTGGAGCAAACCTACGCCCGCTGGGAGGAGCTGGAGGCCATCCCCGGCTAA
- a CDS encoding DUF362 domain-containing protein — protein MSVTSAEEKTVVSLAQVPGGASAEQIMEATRRAALAVDDLAWLRPGDAVFIKPVINSGSPYPATTSPAALAAVVGLLRERGAGRVLVGDMGGVAHVRQRPGRVKGSTRKLAMQNGLAQAAQEAGAELHFFEEAGWEAFFEDRPLPGSHWKSGLMLPEVLRQVEHIVLMPRCARHALLGSTLGLKAVVGYMRFDTRLEYHHQGAAIQEMTAEANTVSTLLNKQRLVVSAADQVLATYGPDKGHVLTPEVGLVMASPSVVAHDLVSLAWLIHNRRALDPGQTNFLRDPNASPLLANLANHAVAGMLGGLGAGLSALALTPTPLERVSQDRVLAHACRILGGAPRVDPVPAGPELAPGLVDELMELVQDPALGA, from the coding sequence TTGTCCGTAACCTCCGCAGAAGAGAAAACCGTGGTCTCCCTGGCCCAGGTGCCGGGCGGGGCCTCAGCAGAGCAAATCATGGAGGCCACCCGCCGGGCGGCCCTGGCCGTGGACGACCTGGCCTGGCTGCGGCCCGGCGATGCGGTGTTCATCAAGCCGGTGATCAACTCGGGAAGCCCCTACCCCGCCACCACCAGCCCCGCGGCCCTGGCGGCCGTGGTGGGCCTACTCCGGGAGCGGGGCGCGGGCCGAGTGCTGGTGGGGGACATGGGCGGCGTGGCCCACGTGCGCCAGCGGCCCGGCCGGGTCAAGGGCAGCACCCGAAAGCTGGCCATGCAAAACGGCCTGGCCCAGGCGGCCCAAGAGGCGGGGGCAGAGCTGCACTTTTTCGAGGAAGCCGGGTGGGAGGCCTTTTTCGAGGACCGCCCCCTGCCGGGCTCCCACTGGAAAAGCGGCCTGATGCTGCCCGAGGTGCTGCGCCAAGTGGAGCACATCGTGCTCATGCCCCGCTGCGCCCGCCACGCCCTGTTGGGCAGCACCCTGGGGCTCAAGGCGGTGGTGGGCTACATGCGCTTCGACACCCGCCTGGAGTATCACCACCAGGGAGCCGCCATCCAGGAAATGACCGCCGAGGCCAACACGGTGAGCACCCTGCTGAACAAGCAGCGGCTGGTGGTGAGTGCGGCCGACCAGGTGCTGGCCACCTACGGTCCGGACAAGGGCCATGTGCTCACCCCGGAAGTGGGCCTGGTAATGGCCTCGCCCTCGGTGGTGGCCCACGACCTGGTCTCCCTGGCCTGGCTCATCCATAACCGCCGCGCCCTGGACCCCGGTCAGACCAACTTTCTGCGCGATCCCAACGCCAGCCCGCTCTTGGCCAACCTGGCCAACCACGCGGTGGCGGGCATGCTGGGAGGCTTGGGGGCGGGGCTCAGCGCCCTGGCCCTGACCCCCACCCCCTTGGAGCGGGTGAGCCAGGACCGGGTCCTGGCCCATGCCTGCCGCATCCTGGGCGGCGCGCCTCGGGTAGATCCCGTCCCGGCCGGGCCGGAGCTGGCTCCGGGGCTGGTGGACGAGCTGATGGAGCTGGTTCAAGACCCCGCCCTGGGCGCCTGA